The Pseudomonas sp. Marseille-Q3773 DNA window GCGATGGTGAATCCTCACTATGCGCCGTCAGGCCAGCCAGTCAAGGCTGAGCAGCAGTCGCCCCTGCTGCCCCGGCGGCGAACGATGCACCAAGCCAGCGCCTTCGTTGCCCTGCCACTTCTCGCCCTTGAGCAGCGCTACGTCGCCTGGTTGCAGACGCTGAATGTTATCCACAGGAGGCTGCGCGGTGGGTAGATCCAGGCCCTCACTCGCCTGCCGGGGCACCCATTCGGTCCCCGGCCCAGGGTGGGTGGAAAGCAAGCGCAGCGGCACTTTACCCACAGGGAGGCGGGGGCACAGGGCCCCCGCCAATACACGGAGGCGTAATCCGACCCGCCGTGCGCCAACCAGGCAGGTATAGGCCGCGACCAGCCAGTTCACATCGGCGACGAATGCTTCATAGCCGTGCAGATCCGCTGTTTCACGCAAAAGCTCGGGCAATACCGGCATGTGCTGCTCGTCGACGTCAATTACCCGCTGGTCCGCCAAACACAGGCCAAGGCTAACGGCAAGAGCGGCAAAGTCTTCCAACTGCGCCGGCAAGCGTCGACGCCATACAGCCAGGTTGACGCCGTCCTGCAGCACGTCGGTCAGCACCTGGGGCGTCTCACCGAAGGCCTGAAAGATATCCACAGATTTGCGTACGGGGATCACGCTGCAACCTCCTCCTGCCAAGGACCGAACGGGTCGGGCAGGCGCAACCAGCCCATGGGTCCCAGGGCCATCTCCTCGTCGGTCAACAAGCATGCATCGAGTGCTGTGGATAATTCAGCGAAATCGATATTTTGCCCGATGAACACCAGCTCCTGGCGGCAGTCACCGCTTTCGGCAGTCCAGTGGTCAAGGATCGCCGCGGTGTTATCCACATCCTGCGGCCACTGTTCGCGGGGAACGAAGCGCCACCAGCGCCCCGCCAGTCCGTGGCGCATCATGCCACCCGCTTGCGACCAGCTACCGGCCTCCTGGAACTTGCTGGCCAACCAGAAAAAGCCTTTTGAACGTAGTAGCCGGCCATTGCTCCAGGGCGTGTGGATAAAGTCGAAAAAGCGCTGTGGATGAAGCGGCCGCCGAGCCTGCCAGGTGGTGGCCGCGATACCGTACTCTTCTGTTTCAGGTACGTGTTCGCCGCGCAGTTCCTGGAGCCAGCCAGGAGCCTGGGCGGCCTGGTCGAAGTCGAACAGGCCGGTATCGAGGATACGCGCCAGCGGGACCTGGCCCATGATCATCGGTATGATCTGCGCTCGCGCGTTAAGGCTACGCAGGATCGCCATGAGCTCTTCGCGCTGGTGCTGGCTGATCAGGTCGATCTTGCTCAACAACAACACATCGGCGAACTCGACCTGTTCGATAAGCAGGTCGCTGATCGAACGCTCGTCCTCTTCACCCAGGGTCTCGCCACGGCTGGCCAGGCTGTCGGCGGCCTGGTAATCACGCATGAAGTTCAGGCCATCGACCACAGTAACCATGGTGTCCAGCCGCGCCATGTCGGAAAGGCTGCGGCCCTGTTCGTCGCGAAAGGTAAAGGTCTCGGCCACAGGCAGCGGCTCGGAGATTCCAGTGGACTCGATCAGCAGATAATCGAACCGACCTTCCCCGGCGAGCCGCGCCACCTCCTCGAGCAGGTCTTCACGCAACGTGCAGCAGATACAGCCATTGCTCATCTCCACCAACTTTTCTTCAGCACGGTTGAGGCTGACATTGCGCTGCACCTCGCTGGCGTCGATGTTGATTTCGCTCATGTCATTGACGATGACCGCGACCCGCAGGTTGTCGCGGTTGCGCAGCACATGGTTGAGCAATGTGCTCTTGCCGGCGCCAAGGAAGCCGGACAGCACGGTAACAGGGAGACGATTGGACATGGCAAACCTCTTCAGGCGAAGCGCATTCGAAACGATGCATTGCATAATGTTATAAAGTAACAATACAATTTCGCCAAGCCGTTCTTGACGACATGTGCTGACAAAAGGATGGAAATGAAACTGCTACGCGCCTCGGTGTTGCTATTGCTTGCGCTGCCCACCACCTCGCTGCTCGCCCTGCCACAGGGCGGCTCGTTGGCGCTGTGTACCCGCAGCGCGACGCTGCTCGCCTGTCAGGATGGCAAGGGCAGTTTCTATAGCGTTCGCAGCGAAGGCAGCGTCTTTTACCTCCGGGGTTATGACTCCGACAGCCGCCGCCTTTGGGCACAGACCAACAGCCGCTACGGCACGTTGACCTTTTTTACCGGCCTGGCCAGCGATGGCGAAGCCTGGGTGGGTTACAGCCGACGCATCGGCTGGACCACCGTTAACCGCGTGTCCAGTTCCAGTGGGCAACGCTTCAACCTGCATTGCAGCCTGGTCGCCGGCTGCCGTTGAAACCCCATTTGTTTGGAATGCCAGATGACCCAGCTCAAGCTCCCCGACATTGCTACCCAGACCCAGGAATACGCCTTGCCTTTGGACTGGGTGGGGATGTGCGGAATCGCCTTGCCGGTCCACTTCGAAGGACACCGAACGGCGGCTACGGTTGATGCTGGCGTAAGCCTCGTGGATGGCAGCTCACGTGGTATCCATATGTCACGGCTATACCTAGCCCTGGAGGCCCTGGAACACCAGCCTCTTACAACGCTTGCCATTCGCCAGCTACTGTCTGGTTTCCTTAACAGCCATGAAGGGCTGTCCGCAGCAGCCTATCTGCGCCTGCGCTTTGAGCATCTGCTGAAAAGGCCTGCGCTGGTCAGCCCTTTGCACGGCTGGAAAGCCTATCCCGTAACGGTCGATGCAAGGATCGAGGAAGAAATGTTCCACGTGGAACTATCCGTTTCCATTCCTTACTCTTCGACCTGCCCATGCTCGGCTGCGCTTGCACGGCAGCTGATCCAGCATCAGTTCCAGGCAGACTTCCCCACCACGCCGGTCGACAAGGCTGCAGTGTTACAGTGGCTTGGCAGCGCCGGGGGCATCGTCGCGACACCCCACAGCCAACGCAGTAACGCGCACATCCAGGTGAGGCTACGCAGCGGACAGCAGCAGCTGCCAATCACCGAACTGATCGATCGCATGGAAGCGAGCCTGGGGACAGCGGTACAGACCGCAGTCAAGCGTGCCGATGAACAAGCGTTCGCCTTGGCCAATGGCCAGAACCTGATGTTCTGTGAAGACGCCGCTCGGCGTTTGCATAAGGCGTTGCGACAAGTTGAATGGAGCACAGCTTTCAAACTGCGCGTGGAACATGGAGAAAGCCTGCACGCCCACGATGCTGTCGCGTCCAGCCAGTGGCAGTGGGATATCAGCTACGCGGCTTGACCGAACCGCAGTCACTCCCCAACCACACGGCACGGGTATTCATACTGCCTTGCTGCTGCACCCCCGAAGCGTTGAACGTGCCGTTCACCTGGGTAGTGAACTCGCGGTCGCTGAGGAACGTCGCCTGGCCAGTGCCCTGTGCTCTGGGGCAACTGAACTGGAACTTCCACACGTTGCCAGTGCGGTCGGTAATCTTCTGAGTGCAACCTGACTTAGGGTCCTGCAGCGGGATGTCGTTGGTTGCCACTTGCTCTGGCGTCAAGCAAGAACGCACCCCCTTACCACCCACAGTCACCCCCTGCTTGGCCAGCACGCCTTCCATCATTGCGCGCTGTTCCGGTGGCAGGTTCTTCAACTGGCCGAGCATGAACTCCATGTCGGGTAACGGCTTGCCATCGACCTGCATGTTGCTGGTGGTCAGCTCCCACAAACCTGGCTGCAGCATTTGCGCATGCACCAACGGGCTGCTCATAGCTAGGGCCAACGCCAACAGTGGCAGACGAATCTTCATGGACGAACGCTCCTGGAAAAAAGCCGGTCAACCGAACCGGGCTGAGCCTTAGACGCCAAAACCACCTTCAGGTTGCAAGGCGGAGCGGGAACGTGTTCTGTTACACAAGTGTACTCGGCAAGCAGGATGCATATGGATTACCACAGCCCCTACTTCTTCGGTTATCTACTCGGCCTGATCCACCTGCTGGGTATCGTCGCCGCACTACATGCACTGTTCACCGTGCGCACTGCCCAAGGCGCAATTGCCTGGGCCATGCCGCTGTTCTTCATTCCCTACCTCACCTTGATTCCCTACCTGGTTTTCGGTGCGCGCTCGTTCTATGCCTACATCAAGGCCAGGCGCCAGGCCAACCAGGAAATGCACGTTGCCATGGCCAACCTCAACTGGCGGCCATGGGTAGAAGAGGCCCTCACTGCCCGCGAGTCGGAAAGCTACGCAGCCTTGCGTGCCATGCCCAAGCTTGGCCGCATGCCCTGCCTGGCCAACAACCAGGTGAAGCTGCTGATCGATGGGAAAGCGACGTTCGATGCCATATTCACTGCCATCGAGAACGCCCGCGACGTGGTGCTGGTCCAGTTCTTCATCATTCATGACGACAGCCTTGGTAATGCACTGCAGCAATTACTGCTGCGCAAGGCTGCCGAAGGCGTGCAGATATTCGTCCTGTACGACCGGGTCGGCAGCCATGCCCTGCCGGCCAGCTACAGTCAGGTCCTGCGCGAAGGCGGCGTACAGATCCATGCCTTCGCCACTCGCCGTGGCTGGTTCAACCGCTTCCAGGTGAACTTTCGCAACCACCGCAAGATCGTGGTGGTGGATGGCCTGCTCGGTTTCGTCGGCGGCCACAACGTGGGCGATGAATACCTGGGCGAGCACCCGCAGCTCTCGCCCTGGCGCGATACCCATGTGCAGATCACCGGGCCAGTGCTGGCTTGCCTGCAAGAGTCGTTCGCCGAGGATTGGTATTGGGCCACGCGTCAGCTGCCGCCGCTGATCCTGCCGGACGCCTACCCGGACGACGGCGTGCTCTGCCAGGCCTTGGCAAGCGGTCCGGCCGACCCACAGGAAACCTGCTCGCTGTTCTTCATCGAAGCGATTCATTCAGCCTCCCGGCGAGTGTGGATCACCAGCCCGTACTTCATCCCCGACGAAGCGGTATTCGCCGCGTTGCGCCTGGCGGTACTGCGGGGGGTCGATGTCCGCGTGTTGATACCGTCACGCCCCGATCACCGCATTGTCTATGCCGCCTCCAGCCTGTTTGCCTTCGAAGCGGTGCGTGCTGGGGTGCGCATGTTCCGCTACCAACCCGGCTTCCTGCACCAGAAGGTGGTGCTGGTGGATGACGAGATCAGCGCGATCGGCAGTGCCAACCTGGATAACCGCTCGTTCCGCCTGAACTTCGAAATCACGCTCCTGACGGTAGACCGCAGCTTCGCCGATCAGGTGGAGAGCATGCTGATCAATGACTTTGAACAGGCTCGGGAAATCACTGCAGAGGACAGTCGTGACACTCATCGGCTACAGCAATTGGGGATGCGGATTGCGCGGCTGATTTCGCCGATTCTGTAACGAGTGGGCGCAGTTTCCGCTGCGCGTCGCGGACCTTGCGGGAACGGGTTTACCCATAATTGCGCCGGGACCATCACTGGCGCATTCACGGGTAAACCCGCCCCACAGTGAAGTAGGGAAGGTCAGCGATAAAGGTCTTCACGCGTCCACGGCAGGTCGTGATGCCCATCGGCGTATGGCTTCACTGCCAGAATCTGGTGAAGGTTGATCCAGCCCTTTTCAAAGGCGTAGGCACACCCGGCCAGGTACAGGCGCCAGATGCGCAAGGTCTTCTCAGGCACCAGGTCCGCTGCCTTGTGCAACTGGTTTTCCAGGTTCTCGCTCCAGTGGTGCAAGGTCTTGGCGTAGTGCAGACGCAAGCTTTCCACGTCTACCACTTCCAACCCCGCTTCACAGATACTGGCACTGATCATCGACAGGTGTGGCAGTTCTCCATGAGGGAACACATAGCGGTCGATGAAGTCGCCAGCGCCACGCCCGACCGGACGGCCATCGACGTGCTTGGCGGTGATGCCATGGTTCATCACCAGGCCCCCTTCCCTCACGGCACCGAACAGCTTCTGGCAGTACAGCGCCAGGTTGGCGTGGCCCACATGCTCGAACATGCCAACGCTGACCACCTTGTCGAAGCGGCCGTCCTGCGGCAGGTCACGGTAGTCGAGAATCTTCAGTTCGACCTTGCCGTCGAGGCCTTCTGCCTTGACACGCTCCTGGCCGAGCTTCAGTTGCTCCTTGCTCAAGGTGATGCCGAACACCTTGGCGCCATATTCCCGGGCAGCGAAACGCGCCAGCCCACCCCAGCCACAGCCTACGTCGAGCAGATAGTCGCCGACGTCCAGGCGCAGCTTGCGACACAAGTGATCGAACTTGTCCTGCTGCGCCTGATCGAGCGTGTTGTCCGGCTCGCGGAAGTAGGCGCACGAATAGGCCATGTCCTGATCCAGCCACAACTGGTAGAACGCGTTGGAAACGTCATAGTGGTAGGAAATGGCTTCGGCGTCGGTGCTCTTGTCGTGGGCTTGCCGTTGCGGTGGCGCCTCATCCTCCTCGGTCAGCAACGCTTCGCTCAGCTCATCGCACACGCGTATGGCTTCACCGATATCCCCTTCCAGCTCCAGCTTGCCCTCGACGAATGCCGTGCCCAGCTGGTCCATGCTTGGGTGGCTCAACTGGCTGATCAGCTGTGGTTCCTTGACCAGAATGGTGACCTGCGGGCTGGGCCCCAGATCGAACTGGTTACCGTCCCACAGTTTCAGCCGCAGCGGCAGATGCAGGCCCTGCAGTGCCGGTGGAAGTTGCGCAAGCATGAACGACCCTCCTGTCCGTATTTGGCCACGACGCCTGAAATTTCGAACGTCGCCGGAACAGAGTAGTTCATTCGTGGGATGTTTCCTTTTTACGAGACCATGGTCTAGAACCAACTGATCCTGTCCCGCTAGCAGATTGTATACAATTTTTGCAGCTCAGCTTAACCTTGTGCCCCTCTCGCGCTTCTTCATCCTGGAGTTGAACCCATGAAATCCTATGACGTGGTGATCATCGGCGGCGGCCCTGGCGGCTACAACGCAGCCATCCGTGCCGGCCAGCTGGGCCTCAGCGTCGCCTGCGTGGAAGGCCGCTCGACCCTCGGCGGCACCTGCCTGAACGTGGGCTGCATGCCTTCCAAGGCACTGCTGCACGCGTCCGAGCTTTACGAAGCCGCCAGCGGTAGCGAATTCGCCCACCTCGGTATCGAGGTGAAGCCTAACCTCAACCTCGCCCAGATGATGAAACAGAAGGACGAGAGCGTGACCGGCCTGACCAAGGGCATCGAGTACCTGTTCCGCAAGAACAAGGTCGACTGGATCAAGGGCTGGGGTCGCCTGGATGGCGTTGGCAAGGTCGTGGTCAAGGCCGAGGACGGCAGCGAAACTGCATTACAGGCCAAGGACATCGTGATTGCCACTGGCTCCGAGCCGACGCCGTTGCCAGGCGTGACCATCGACAACCAGCGCATCATCGACTCGACCGGCGCACTGTCGCTGCCACAGGTACCCAAGCACCTGGTCGTCATCGGTGCCGGCGTCATCGGCCTCGAGCTGGGTTCGGTATGGCGACGCCTGGGCAGCCAGGTCACGGTCATTGAATACCTCGACCGCATCTGCCCGGGCACCGACGAAGAAACCGCCAAGACCCTGCAGAAGGCATTGGCCAAGCAAGGCATGGTGTTCAAGCTGGGCAGCAAGGTGACCCAGGCCAACGCCAGCGCCGAAGGCGTCAGCCTGACCCTGGAGCCTGCGGCCGGCGGCCACGCAGAAACGCTGCAGGCCGACTACGTACTGGTCGCCATCGGCCGCCGCCCTTATACCCAAGGGCTGAACCTGGAAAGCGTGGGCCTGGCAACCGACAAGCGCGGCATGCTCGGCAACGACCACCACCGCACGTCTGTGCCCGGCATCTGGGTGATTGGCGACGTCACTTCTGGCCCGATGCTGGCGCACAAGGCCGAAGACGAAGCGGTGGCCTGCATCGAACGCATCGCCGGCAAGCCTCACGAGGTCAACTACAACCTCATCCCGGGTGTGATCTACACGCGTCCGGAGCTGGCCAGCGTGGGCAAGACCGAAGAGCAGCTCAAGGCCGAAGGCCGTGCCTACAAGGTCGGCAAGTTCCCTTTCACGGCGAACAGCCGTGCCAAGATCAACCATGAGACCGAAGGTTTCGCCAAGGTCATCGCTGATGCCCAGACCGATGAAGTGCTGGGTGTGCACCTGGTGGGACCGAGTGTCAGCGAGATGATTGGTGAGTTCTGCGTGGCCATGGAGTTCTCGGCCTCGGCAGAGGACATTGCCCTCACCTGCCACCCCCACCCGACCCGCTCCGAGGCCTTGCGCCAGGCAGCGATGAATGTGGATGGGATGGCGATGCAGATCTGAGGCAGGACTGCGGAGGGCTGCATTGCAGCCCTTTCGCGACACAAGGCCGCTATGGCCATGGTTGGCCTGAGCGGCCTTGTGGCTTGGGGTGGCCGGGGCAACCAGAGCATTGCTCGCCCCGGCTTGCGCCTTACTCGACCGTAACCGACTTCGCCAGGTTCCGCGGCTGGTCCACGTCGGTGCCCTTGAGCACGGCCACATAGTAAGACAGCAGCTGCAGCGGAATGGTGTAAAGGATCGGTGCCAGGGCGTCCGCAATGTGCGGCACCTTGATCACGTGGGTACCTTCGCCGTTGGTCATGCCAGCCTGTTCGTCGGCGAACACCACCAGCTCCCCCCCTCGCGCACGCACTTCCTGCAGGTTGGATTTCAGCTTTTCCAGCAGTTCATTGTTCGGCGCCACGGTGACCACGGGCATGTCGTTGTCCACCAGGGCCAACGGGCCGTGTTTCAGCTCGCCTGCCGGGTAGGCTTCGGCGTGGATGTAGGAGATTTCCTTGAGCTTGAGCGCACCTTCCATGGCTACCGGGTATTGCGCACCGCGGCCGAGGAACAGGGTGTGGTGCTTGTCGGCGAACAGTTCGGCGATTTTCTCGACGGTTGCATCCATGGCCAAGGCTTCCCCCAGGCGGGCCGGCAGGCGGCGCAGCTCCTCTACCAGCCCGGCTTCCACGCCGGCTTCCAGGGTACCCCGCACCTGGCCCAGGGCCAGGGTCAGCAGCATCAGCGATACCAGCTGGGTGGTGAAGGCCTTGGTCGACGCCACGCCGATTTCCGGGCCAGCCAGGGTCAGCAGGGTCAGGTCCGACTCACGTACCAGCGAGCTGATGCCCACGTTGCAGATTGCCAGGCTGCCGAGGAAGCCCAGCTCCTTGGCGTTACGCAGCGCGGCCAGGGTATCGGCGGTTTCACCGGATTGCGAGATGGAGACGAATAGCGTGTCTGGCTGCACCACTACCTTGCGGTAGCGGAACTCGCTGGCCACTTCGACCTGGCACGGGATGCCGGCCAGGCTTTCCAGCCAGTAACGGGCGACCATGCCAGCGTGATAACTGGTACCGCAGGCAACGATCTGCACGTTGCGCACCTTGGCGAACAGGTCGGCAGCCTGTGGGCCGAAGGCCTGGACCATCACGCTGTCCTTGCCCAGGCGGCCTTCCAGGGTACGCTGCACCACGCTTGGCTGCTCGTGGATTTCCTTGAGCATGAAGTGACGGTAGGTCCCCTTGTCGGCGGCTTCGGCGCCTTCGTGGTATTGCACGGTTTCGCGCTGAACCTTGCGGCCTTCCTGGTCCCAGATGGAAACCTGGTCACGGCGGATTTCGGCGATGTCACCCTCTTCCAGGTACATGAAGCGGTCGGTGACCTGGCGCAGGGCCAGCTGGTCGGAGGCCAGGAAGTTTTCACCCAGGCCCAGGCCGATGACCAGCGGGCTGCCGCTACGGGCTGCTACCAGGCGGTCAGGCTGGCTGGCACTGATCAGCGCCAGGCCATAGGCACCATGCAGGCGCTTCACAGCGGCCTTCAGCGCGTCGGTCAGGTCCGGGATGGTCTTCAAGGTATGGTGGATCAGGTGGACGATGACTTCGGTATCAGTCTGCGAAGTGAAGACGTAGCCAAGGCCCTTCAGCTCTTCGCGCAGTTCTTCATGGTTCTCGATGATGCCGTTGTGCACCACGGCCACTTCATTGTTCGAGAAGTGCGGGTGGGCATTGCCCTCGGTCGGCGCACCGTGGGTAGCCCAGCGGGTGTGGGCGATGCCCAGTTGACCAGACAGCGGCTCGGCGGCAACCGCGGCCTCCAGTTCGCTGACCTTGCCGATACGGCGGCGGCGCTGCAGTTCACCACTCGAAGTGAGGACGGCCAGACCGGCGCTGTCGTACCCGCGGTACTCAAGACGCTTGAGGCCTTCGATCAGGATGGCTGTGATGTTGCGCTCGGCGACGGCACCAACGATTCCACACATGGTTTATTGCTCCTGGCTGATCGCGGCGCAGATCAGGTTGACGCCGCGGGCTTGAATTTGTTCGCGTGCCGCTGCGGGCAGGCGTTCGTCAGTAATAAGGGTGTGCACGCTGCCCCAGGGCAGCTCGAGGTTGGGGATCTTGCGCCCGACCTTGTCCGACTCGACCATCACGATCACTTCACGGGCAACTTCGGCCATGACCCGGCTCAGCCCGAGCAACTCGTTGAACGTGGTGGTACCGCGGCCGAGATCGATGCCGTCGGCACCGATGAACAACTGGTCGAAATCGTAGGAACGCAATACCTGCTCGGCCACCTGGCCCTGGAACGATTCGGAATGGGGGTCCCAGGTTCCGCCTGTCATCAGCAGCACCGGTTCGTGTTCGAGGTCGCAGATGGCACGGGCGACGTTCAGCGAATTGGTCATCACCACCAGCCCAGGCTGGCGCCCCAGTTCGGGGATCATGGCTGCAGTGGTGCTGCCGCTGTCGATGATGATCCGCGCATGTTCGCGAATGCGCGCGACGGCAGCACGTGCAATTGCCTTTTTATAGGAAGACACAGGCTGGGCAGGTTCACCGAGCAGCTCTTGCGGCACCGGAACTGCGCCACCGTAGCGGCGTAGTAGCAGACCGTTGGCCTCTAGGGCCGCAAGGTCCTTGCGGATGGTAACTTCCGAGGTGGCGAAACGCTTGGCCAACGCGTCTACACTCACCTCGCCCTGCTCGCTGAGCAATGCCAGGATGTTATGCCGCCGCTGGGGAGTATTTCGTTTCGACATGAGCGTTTAAGTTTCGATTCGAAAGATAATGACGGCAATCAAAACCTAAGATGAGCGCTTCGTCAAGTTGTCGCTGCCCTGTGGATAGTTTTTCTCTACACTGACGCGGCCTCTGTAGGAGCGACCTTGTGTCGCGAAGGGCCGCAGCGCGGCCCCAGGGTTTTCGAGGTAACAAAAAATTGCCGGGGCTGCGTTGCAGCCCATCGCGACGCAAGGCCGCTCCCACAGGGCTGCGATATATAAAAAGCCGACTTATTCACATAAGTCGGCTTTCGATCGAAACTGCTGTGTACAATTCAGCTTTTCTTGATCTTCTCTGGTCGCTTCCAGCCCGCGATGTTGCGCTGACGTGCCCGGGCCACCGCCAGGTCGCCAGCCTCAACGGTCTGGGTGATGGTCGAACCGGCTGCAGTAGTCGCGCCCGCCTGGATTTCCACAGGTGCGACCAGCGAGTTGTTCGAGCCGATGAAGACGTCTTCGCCCATCACGGTCTTGAACTTGTTGGCGCCGTCGTAATTGCAGGTGATAGTGCCGGCACCGATGTTGGTACGCGCGCCGATTTCGGCATCGCCCAGGTAGGTCAGGTGCCCGGCCTTGGCCCCTTCGCCCAAATGGGCGTTTTTCAGTTCGACGAAGTTACCCACATGAGCCTTGGCCTCCAGCACGCTGCCCGGGCGCAGGCGGGCGAACGGGCCGGCATCGCTGCCCTCACCCATCACGGCGCCTTCAAGGTGGCTATTGGCCTTGACCACCGCGCCTTTGCGCAGGGTAGTATTCTTGATCACGCAGTTCGGGCCGATCTGGACGTCATCCTCGATGACGACCTTGCCTTCAAGAATCACGTTGATGTCGATCAGCACGTCGCGGCCGACGGTCACTTCACCGCGAACATCGAAGCGTGCCGGGTCGCGCAGGGTCACGCCCTGAGCCATCAGGCGGCGACCTTCGCGCAGCTGGTAGTGACGTTCCAGTTCGGACAGCTGGCGACGGTCATTGGCGCCTTGCACTTCCATCGGGTCGTGCGGCTGTTCAGTAGCCACCACCAGGCCATCGGCCACTGCCATGGCGATGACATCGGTCAGGTAGTACTCGCCCTGGGCATTGTTGTTCGACAGACGCCCCATCCAGTCCGCCAGCCGGTCGGCCGGCAGGGCCAGAATGCCGGTGTTGCCTTCCTTGATCGCTTTCTGCGCATCGTTGGCGTCCTTGTGCTCAACGATAGCGGTTACCTTGCCCTGCTCGTCCCGCACAATACGGCCATAGCCGGTCGGGTCGTCGAGGGTTACCGTAAGCAGGCCCAGCTGCTGGGGATTGGCCTTGGCCAGCAGGCGTTGCAGGGTTTCCACCTCGATCAGGGGCACGTCGCCATATAGCACCAGCACGGTGTCGGCAGTCAGGGCCGGTAATGCCTGGGCAACCGCGTGGCCGGTGCCCAGCTGCTTGTCCTGCATGACGAAGTTCAGGTCGTCAGCGGCCAGGCGCTCGCGTACCAGCTCGGCTCCATGGCCAATGACCACGTGGATACCTTGCGGCTGAAGCTGGCGCGCGCTGTGGATAACATGGCCGAGCATGGAGTTGCCGGCTACCGGGTGCAGCACCTTGGGCAGCGCCGAGCGCATGCGGGTGCCTTGGCCGGCAGCAAGAATAACGATATCGAGTGACATTACTGGCTACCAATCCTGGGCGGTCAGTGGAATGACCGGTTTTAGGGTTTACAAAAAAGAAAAAGGGTAGCCGATGGCTACCCTTGTTCTCAATCTACATGAAGCCTGCGGAATTAACCGCCGAACTTCTTGCGGATCTGCTGGACGGTACGCAGCTGGGCTGCGGCCTCGGCCAGACGTGCGGATGCGGCACTGTAGTCGAAATCCGCGCCTTTCTCATGCAGGGCCTTCTCAGCTGCCTTGACGGCATCCTGAGCGGAGGCTTCGTCCAGGTCGGCTGCACGTTGCACGGTATCGGCGAGTACCTTGACCATGTTCGGCTGCACTTCCAGGAAGCCACCGGAGATGTAGAACACCTCGCGCTCGCCGCCCTGCTTGGTCAGCGTGATCGGACCTGGCTTCAGATTGGTGATCAGCGGCGCGTGGCCTGGAGCGATACCCAGATCGCCCAGGTTGCCGTGCGCAACCACCATCTCGACCAGACCGGAGAAGATTTCTCCTTCCGCGCTGACGATATCGCAATGGACTGTCATAGCCATCTGCTTGCCTCAACCTGATTAGCGCCCCTTTCGGGGCGCCGGGATTACAGTTTCTTGGCTTTCTCGATCGCTTCGTCGATGCTGCCGACCATGTAGAACGCTTGTTCTGGCAGGTGGTCGTAGTCACCTTTGAGGATGCCGCTGAAGCCAGCGATGGTGTCTTTCAGGGAAACGTACTTGCCTGGCGAACCGGTGAAGACTTCGGCCACGAAGAACGGCTGCGACAGGAAGCGCTGGATCTTACGAGCGCGGGCTACCAGTTGCTTGTCGGCTTCGGACAGTTCGTCCATACCCAGGATCGCAATGATGTCTTTCAGCTCTTTGTAGCGCTGCAGAACATACTGAACCTGGCGGGCAGTTTCGTAGTGCTCGTTGCCGATCACGTTCGGGTCCAGCTGGCGCGAAGTCGAGTCCAGTGGGTCAACCGCCGGGTAGATACCCAGGGAAGCGATGTCACGGGACAGAACGACGGTGGCGTCGAGGTGGGCGAAGGTGGTGGCTGGCGACGGGTCGGTCAGGTCGTCCGCAGGTACGTATACGGCCTGGATCGAGGTGATCGAACCTTCTTTGGTCGAAGTAATACGCTCTTGCAGAACGCCCATCTCTTCGGCCAGGGTCGGCTGGTAACCTACTGCGGAAGGCATACGGCCCAGCAGTGCGGATACTTCGGTACC harbors:
- the cfaB gene encoding C17 cyclopropane fatty acid synthase CfaB gives rise to the protein MLAQLPPALQGLHLPLRLKLWDGNQFDLGPSPQVTILVKEPQLISQLSHPSMDQLGTAFVEGKLELEGDIGEAIRVCDELSEALLTEEDEAPPQRQAHDKSTDAEAISYHYDVSNAFYQLWLDQDMAYSCAYFREPDNTLDQAQQDKFDHLCRKLRLDVGDYLLDVGCGWGGLARFAAREYGAKVFGITLSKEQLKLGQERVKAEGLDGKVELKILDYRDLPQDGRFDKVVSVGMFEHVGHANLALYCQKLFGAVREGGLVMNHGITAKHVDGRPVGRGAGDFIDRYVFPHGELPHLSMISASICEAGLEVVDVESLRLHYAKTLHHWSENLENQLHKAADLVPEKTLRIWRLYLAGCAYAFEKGWINLHQILAVKPYADGHHDLPWTREDLYR
- the lpdA gene encoding dihydrolipoyl dehydrogenase, with the translated sequence MKSYDVVIIGGGPGGYNAAIRAGQLGLSVACVEGRSTLGGTCLNVGCMPSKALLHASELYEAASGSEFAHLGIEVKPNLNLAQMMKQKDESVTGLTKGIEYLFRKNKVDWIKGWGRLDGVGKVVVKAEDGSETALQAKDIVIATGSEPTPLPGVTIDNQRIIDSTGALSLPQVPKHLVVIGAGVIGLELGSVWRRLGSQVTVIEYLDRICPGTDEETAKTLQKALAKQGMVFKLGSKVTQANASAEGVSLTLEPAAGGHAETLQADYVLVAIGRRPYTQGLNLESVGLATDKRGMLGNDHHRTSVPGIWVIGDVTSGPMLAHKAEDEAVACIERIAGKPHEVNYNLIPGVIYTRPELASVGKTEEQLKAEGRAYKVGKFPFTANSRAKINHETEGFAKVIADAQTDEVLGVHLVGPSVSEMIGEFCVAMEFSASAEDIALTCHPHPTRSEALRQAAMNVDGMAMQI
- the glmS gene encoding glutamine--fructose-6-phosphate transaminase (isomerizing) is translated as MCGIVGAVAERNITAILIEGLKRLEYRGYDSAGLAVLTSSGELQRRRRIGKVSELEAAVAAEPLSGQLGIAHTRWATHGAPTEGNAHPHFSNNEVAVVHNGIIENHEELREELKGLGYVFTSQTDTEVIVHLIHHTLKTIPDLTDALKAAVKRLHGAYGLALISASQPDRLVAARSGSPLVIGLGLGENFLASDQLALRQVTDRFMYLEEGDIAEIRRDQVSIWDQEGRKVQRETVQYHEGAEAADKGTYRHFMLKEIHEQPSVVQRTLEGRLGKDSVMVQAFGPQAADLFAKVRNVQIVACGTSYHAGMVARYWLESLAGIPCQVEVASEFRYRKVVVQPDTLFVSISQSGETADTLAALRNAKELGFLGSLAICNVGISSLVRESDLTLLTLAGPEIGVASTKAFTTQLVSLMLLTLALGQVRGTLEAGVEAGLVEELRRLPARLGEALAMDATVEKIAELFADKHHTLFLGRGAQYPVAMEGALKLKEISYIHAEAYPAGELKHGPLALVDNDMPVVTVAPNNELLEKLKSNLQEVRARGGELVVFADEQAGMTNGEGTHVIKVPHIADALAPILYTIPLQLLSYYVAVLKGTDVDQPRNLAKSVTVE
- a CDS encoding DeoR family transcriptional regulator → MSKRNTPQRRHNILALLSEQGEVSVDALAKRFATSEVTIRKDLAALEANGLLLRRYGGAVPVPQELLGEPAQPVSSYKKAIARAAVARIREHARIIIDSGSTTAAMIPELGRQPGLVVMTNSLNVARAICDLEHEPVLLMTGGTWDPHSESFQGQVAEQVLRSYDFDQLFIGADGIDLGRGTTTFNELLGLSRVMAEVAREVIVMVESDKVGRKIPNLELPWGSVHTLITDERLPAAAREQIQARGVNLICAAISQEQ